The stretch of DNA CGCCCAAGTACAGTAGGCCACCGCATCACCCCAGCCCATCCCGACCGCCGGACGATCGCCGACCGTTTCTGCCGCTTCATCGTCCCAGGTTGGAGGCGCATCACGTTTCGCCTCCAGGAGAAACTTTCGATAGAGCTGCAGCGACACTTCATATCGATCGATGATATACGCATCGAGGGTCACCGTATGTTCAGGACGCTCTGCCGGTAACCCGTCATTACTCCCCATCGTGAACGCCCCGGCCGGAATCAACATCATCGGCGCACCATCTTTTCCTGTGATCGACTGCGCCCCTCCTGCCAGACCATTCGCTCCCGCCTGCGGCTCGGCCGCTCGAATCGAGCCAATTCCAAACACCAGGATGGCGGACAACACAACGGTGATATCGAGCAGACGCATACGCACCTCCCACCAGAAAAACACCTACCGGTAACCCGGCGCGACTCCTCGCAAAGTGTAGCCGCCCCTCTGGCCAAACTCAACTGCACGCCAAGGAGGCACACGGGCCCGGAGCGCTTTCCGGCTGGTGGAAGCAATCGCTGCCTATTTTTAATCAGGAAATACGCCAAGGAATGATGGGGGGAGATGGGTGCAGAAACAGTACCGGCAGGCATGCGAACCATGCCCGCCGGACAAGAGGCGAAGTCAGACGCTAGTCACAGTTGATCATTTCAGCTCTGCAACCCGACGATCCTGCTCTTTCACACTCCGAACCACAGCAAGGTCCGATCGATCCATTAGGTTATGGAGCACTTCCTCCTTTAACTGAACCATCAATGCTTGGTGATGTGGTGAGTCCGGAGCCTTATCCTGCAACAGATTCAACCACCCCGTCGTCGCAACCTCATAACGGCTATTCGGCATGGTCGTGCGTAATTCCTGAAACACCGTAATGGCATCGGCACGATTCTCAAAAAGGGCCACCAACCCACGCATGTAGTAAGCCTCCTCACAGGCCGACCCTTTGTGGCAACTCTTGATGCGGGCATCTTGCGTGTGAGCAATCGCTTGAAGTGACTTCAACTCAATGCCTTCGACGGAGAAGAACGCACTGCTGGGCAAGGTGGTGGAAGAGCCGGCCTTCATGGTGGTACAGCCTTGGATGGCACTGGCCAATACCATCGACAGGAAGAGAAACAGAACCGTTCGTTGTGACATCATTGACCTCCTCACAAGCGCGGTCAGAATGGCGCGCGGTATGGACTCAGATTGTTTGCCTTGCGGTGATGTTGTGACTGTACCACCCAAACCAGTCCCGGCCATCCCACGGAGGCTGTACCTCTTCGGTACTGGGGAGCGCAAACCCGCGCAGCACCCCGCCCATTGAGCGTTTTTCCTGACTAGAGCGTGTGGAAAGTGAGGAGATAGAGAGGATTATGCTCCGGCCTTGCCGAGAAGAAGGAGCAAGTGACGTGGTCAGGAAGAACATCACCCCGCCAGTTAGGCGGGGCGACGGCTCTGCAGCCTAGTGCCAGTTGGCAGCGAGGACGGTCTGGACCTCCTGCGGTCGCTGATCGATGGCCTGGTCCCACGTCAGCCCTGTCTGTTGAGTGAAGGTCGCCATGGCCTGAATCAATTGATCGACTTGCGTATTCAGCAACGTTTGTCCATTACCCGCCTGAATCATTTCTGTCTGATTCGTCGCACCTCCGTACCAGCTCTGAATCGTCACCTGGTCCGTGCTGCCGTGGATCGCAAGTCGCAGGTCATTGGCCTGTCGGCTGAGCACCAGATCCAGTGGATTGATTGTGGCTCCGAAGAGCACGCTGTCTGCTGTGCCCGCGTTGTCGATCACTGTGTCCTGGCCGCCGCCTCGACTATACAAGTAGGTGTCGTTGCCCCCTAAGCCGGTCAAGACATTGCCCGCAGTGTTGCCTGCCAGAGTATTATCCATGGCATTGCCGGTCCCGTTGATCACCGCGCTGCCCGTCAACGTCAGATTTTCGAGATTGGCGCCCAACGTCCACATGATCGAACTCTGGACGGTGTCCGTCCCCGCGCTGGCGTTTTCAACCACCGAATCGCCCGTCCCGACGACGTAGGTATCGTTACCCGCCCCACCAGTCAAGACGTTTGCGCCACTGTTGCCGATCAAAACGTTGTCCAGTGTATTGCCCGTCCCATTGATAGCGCCAGTGCCGGTGAGTGTCAGACTCTCGAGATTGGCACCGAGAATATACGTGAGGGAACTTTGCACCGTATCGAGGCCTGCATTCGCATTCTCCGTCACCGTATCCCCGGCATTATCCACAATGTAGGTGTCGTCGCCGGCCCCGCCGGACATCGCGTCGGCTCCCGTCCCCCCACTCAGCACGTTCGCGCCACTATTGCCGACGAGAATATTGTTCAGCGTATTACCGGTCCCATTGATCGCTGCCGTGCCCGTGAGCGTTAGATTCTCGATGTTGGCTCCAAGCGTGAAGGTGACGGCACTCTGTACCCTGTCCGTACCGGCGCTCGCAGCTTCGGTCACCGTGTCCCCGAGGTTATCCACCACATAGATATCGTTGCCAGTCCCTCCGGCCAGCGCATCGGCACCCGCGCCTCCATCCAGAATGTTGTTGCCGGTATTGCCGGTGAGACTGTTATTCAGTGCATTCCCGGTGCCGCTGATCGCCAAGGTGCCCGTCAACGTGAGGTTTTCAACCTCGCTTCCCAGGACATATGTGATAGAACTCTGCACCAGGTCAGTTCCCCCGCCTGCAGTTTCTGTCACCACGTCTCCAGCATCGTCCACGACATAGGTGTCATTCCCCGCCCCACCGGCCATCGTATCGGCGCCAGTCCCGCCAGTGAGCACATTCGCGCCGCTGTTGCCAGTCAGGACGTTGTTCAAGCTATTGCCCGTTCCATTGATGGCCGCTATCCCTGTAAGCGTCAGGTTTTCGACATTTACCGCAAGCGTATGGGTCACAGAACTCTGGACGGTATCAATCCCGGCATTCAGGGCTTCGACAACGGTGTCGCCCGCCCCAGCTATATAGGTGTCGTTCCCGGCACCACCTGTCAGTCGGTTCGCAGCACTATTCCCAATCAGAATATTGCTCAACCCATTCCCTGTTCCGTTGATCGCCGAGGTCCCGGCCAGCGTGAGATTCTCCACATTGGCAGCCAGCGTATAGGTCACCGTGCTCTGAACCGTGTCGGTACCTTCATTGGCCAATTCAGTAATCTTGTCACTGATGTTGTCCACTACATACGTGTCGTTGCCTTGACCTCCGATCAGCGTATCTGCCCCCGCCCCTCCATTGAGCGTGTTTGAAGCGCTGTTCCCCGTCAGGCTATTGGCGAGAGTGTTCCCCGTCCCGTCCACAGCTGCGGTTCCCGTCAATACCAGATTCTCCACGTTGGCGCCCAAGGTCCAACCCATGTCGGTCTTGATGGTATCAGTTCCGGCACTCACCGCTTCCACAACCGTGTCCCCTACCCCGACGACGTAAGTGTCGTTCCCAGTACCGCCCGTGAGGACGTTGGCCGCGCCATTGCCGGTCAAGATATTATTGAGGGAATTTCCAGTGCCATTAATAACCGCACTGCCGCTAAGAATCAGATTCTCAACGTTCGCGCCCAGCGTATAGGTGACACTGCTCCGAACAGTATCCGTTCCTTGGCCTACCAGTTCCGTCACTCCATCCCCGATATCATCGACCAGGTAGAGGTCGTTTCCATATCCACCGACCATGCCGTCGACACCAGTCCCTCCGTCCAACGTGTCATTTCCTGTACCGCCATCCAGCTGGTCAGCCCCAACGCCCCCAAGAAGCGTGTCATTACCGGCTCCACCGTCAAGACTGTCATCCCCTCCCAATCCCGACAGAGTATCGTTCGTGACATTCCCGAAGAGATAGTCATTGCCTTCCGTACCCACCAGATTTACACCTTCGACGCGAGCCAGCATCGCGTTGTAATCCCAGGTAGTCCCATCAGCGAATTGGATCCGATCCACACGAAGCGAGTCGAACAAGAAAAATCCGCCGAGAGTTAGTTCATCCGAAGTATTGTTGATCCTAAGAATCACGTCGCTGCCGAAATCAGGCGTCGCCTGTAACATGATATCGCCCGGGCTAACTCCCTCCGCAAGTTGAAGCGTATCTACATCTGTGGCATCGCCTTGCTCATCAATAACATCTTGCCCGTATCCCCGGCCGAACACATAGATGTCATCACCGACATACCCCTCCAGAAAATCGTTTCCTGTACCTCCATCGAGACGATCGTTACCTAGTGAAGCTCGAATTTGATCGTTGCCGCCTAACCCTCGAATGGTGTCATCCCCCAAGGTTCCGTAGAACGTGTCGTCACCCTCGCTGCCGACGAACGCCCGTACGCGTCCCTCGATATCACTCAGACTCCAAACCGTTCCATCGGCGAAGACAAAGTGGTCAACTTTGTTGTCCGGCGATACAAAGTAGGACCCGACAGTCAATTGATCGGTGGCTCCATTGATCTTTACGACCAGATCGTTAGCATGATTCTCAAGCACGAGATCAGCGGGTGCGACACCCGCCAGGAACTGCACTTGGTCGAGACCCGTATGGGCATACATCTGCATGCCCATACGTACGATGTCTTGCCCATACCCACGGCCAAACACAAATGTATTGTCACCTACCCCGACAAGAACGTCGTTTCCCTCCCGCCCATCGAGCAGGTTGGGGCCAGACAGTTGATTGTCTAGAACATTCCCTACCACATCCACTCGCTGCGTCGGGTCTAAATAAAAATCGTCTAGGATCTGAACGTTCTCAACATGGTCAGGAGCGTGAAAGGCGAGCGAAGCAGTTAGCGCCAGCTGGATGGTGTCGATACCTGAATTCGCATCCTCTGACACGGTGGGAAGCTCGGAGAGGAGGCGATAGATATCATCGCCAGTCCCGCCGAATAGCTGATCGCCGGCGTCACTCGACTCTAACAGGTCGTCCCCGGCGCCGCCATACAACACATTCACGCCACCGCCCCCATACAAACGATCATTCCCGGCGCCACCATCCACCAGATCGTCACCGGCCTCCCCCTCCAACACATCAGCTCCCTCGCCGCCGATCAAGACGTCGTTTCCATCGCCCCCGTGAAACCAATCAGCGGCCTGACTGCCTTGCATATGGTCGGCAAAGGGAGTGCCGAGTAATGTTCCCCCATTCAGCGGCGCGGACAGGTGAAATCCTCGCGCGAGTAGTTGGGCATCCGTCAATACAGTGCCATCCGCAAACTCGAACCGGCCGATGGTGTAAAACTCCGCCGGTGAATCGAGCCCGAAACCGACGATCTGAACAGCATCGCCACTGTTGCCCACGCGCACCACAAGCGAATCCCCAGCTGCGACGTCCAGACTAAGGGATGCCGCTGTAATACCGGCGCCAAAAACCAATCGGTTACTCTGCCTCGCATCATCCTGGATTGAGTCGACGCCATCCCCCAGATTAAAGCGATAGGTATCAAGTCCGTCCCCACCGATCAGGAGATCATTCCCGGCACCGCCATGGAGATCATCATCTCCGCCCACGCCCTGAAGTACATCATTGCCGTCACCGCCGTCGAGTATGTCGTTTCCCGCCTGATTCACAAAGAGCGGCGAGTCTCCAAAGAGGGAATCATCACCGGCATCCCCGAACAAGGCATCATCTCCCACATCACC from Nitrospira sp. encodes:
- a CDS encoding calcium-binding protein, whose amino-acid sequence is MSDPIGVYFQNAQLSMAAYADLTLSMNTSPNIFKQQLKDHGFTSSLADQFIATYTIAADTFTDPSTGLSVTLFQKNGTTEKVLAIRGTNTNEISDLITDGLLAAGEAATLSPQYIALQQYYSQLIEQGILRSNETLTVTGHSLGGFLAQAFTVDYATNVHHTYTYNAPGIGGVAIEVLERLGVAASAVTSGLITNIISKNGLSVAAGLGTQIGTPVNIFIEATGFNTSFHDHQIVTATDALVFYDLAATIDPTIELATVTKFLEASSSTAGRRLEASLDALRVLFTGDRTPTPSGPSGLGDPNREAYYSNLIDLRNDLVAINIYQINSLVGAPSSTVFSQAKSLTLDGLSYRYALRELNPFVVTGIDYETLHNQDHSLDLYDANTGAGVWTQLALSDRAELLAEKLRFNQADGVPASQILFIDEASFFNNQRGAAASEAVIFGDAEGREYLGRRGSDHIYGGAGEDTIRGAGGQDYLEGGGDNDRLFGEADNDILLGQQGSDFLDGGRGADRMSGGTGDDIYIVDNPGDRVVEFEAGGTDEVQALVDFTLSANVERLILTGSDNIAGIGNELDNTIIGNSANNRLAGRRGDDILEGGVGFDTYIYQSGDGTDRIEDSDAKGEIIFDDRLLQGGIRRVGDGANTYTSLDGRTTYVMANTDLIVNGVLIVNENFQSGQMGIQLRDVSHLPSDAGAPVGPFGDVLVGDGGDEILVATNPYSYAMYGNEGNDVLLSQVPSFHDSFSDLRDGGAGDDILFGAGGNDYLVGGSGNDYADLSDGDLFFGGDDNDIAVTDTEIANYVWTRIGDGAHYIDGGAGQDVLLGALGVDVLLGGAGDDVLRGENRPEGWIAKIYDGNLTWNNFPMHAFVSTVGADDYLDGGAGNDFIVGDGGDDVLIGGEGDDTLHGESDFAQTLPGNDWLEGGAGHDRLFGGAGADLLSGGDGDDLLIGDFSDDPGSADILDGGAGTDELQGGGGDDILYGGIGIDRLGGFGGDDFLDGGADNDELQGGVGADSLWGGTGDDSLYGQEDDDSLFGDEGDDLLVGAEGRDTLFGGRGHDGLFGQDGDDLLAGEEGDDLVVGGLGNDQLEGGDGIDDVQGREGDDVVIGGAGNDFLYGDGNDPTVLNLLGGNDTLTGDEGDDQLWGGAGQDQLFGGDGADQLVGDVGDDALFGDAGDDSLFGDSPLFVNQAGNDILDGGDGNDVLQGVGGDDDLHGGAGNDLLIGGDGLDTYRFNLGDGVDSIQDDARQSNRLVFGAGITAASLSLDVAAGDSLVVRVGNSGDAVQIVGFGLDSPAEFYTIGRFEFADGTVLTDAQLLARGFHLSAPLNGGTLLGTPFADHMQGSQAADWFHGGDGNDVLIGGEGADVLEGEAGDDLVDGGAGNDRLYGGGGVNVLYGGAGDDLLESSDAGDQLFGGTGDDIYRLLSELPTVSEDANSGIDTIQLALTASLAFHAPDHVENVQILDDFYLDPTQRVDVVGNVLDNQLSGPNLLDGREGNDVLVGVGDNTFVFGRGYGQDIVRMGMQMYAHTGLDQVQFLAGVAPADLVLENHANDLVVKINGATDQLTVGSYFVSPDNKVDHFVFADGTVWSLSDIEGRVRAFVGSEGDDTFYGTLGDDTIRGLGGNDQIRASLGNDRLDGGTGNDFLEGYVGDDIYVFGRGYGQDVIDEQGDATDVDTLQLAEGVSPGDIMLQATPDFGSDVILRINNTSDELTLGGFFLFDSLRVDRIQFADGTTWDYNAMLARVEGVNLVGTEGNDYLFGNVTNDTLSGLGGDDSLDGGAGNDTLLGGVGADQLDGGTGNDTLDGGTGVDGMVGGYGNDLYLVDDIGDGVTELVGQGTDTVRSSVTYTLGANVENLILSGSAVINGTGNSLNNILTGNGAANVLTGGTGNDTYVVGVGDTVVEAVSAGTDTIKTDMGWTLGANVENLVLTGTAAVDGTGNTLANSLTGNSASNTLNGGAGADTLIGGQGNDTYVVDNISDKITELANEGTDTVQSTVTYTLAANVENLTLAGTSAINGTGNGLSNILIGNSAANRLTGGAGNDTYIAGAGDTVVEALNAGIDTVQSSVTHTLAVNVENLTLTGIAAINGTGNSLNNVLTGNSGANVLTGGTGADTMAGGAGNDTYVVDDAGDVVTETAGGGTDLVQSSITYVLGSEVENLTLTGTLAISGTGNALNNSLTGNTGNNILDGGAGADALAGGTGNDIYVVDNLGDTVTEAASAGTDRVQSAVTFTLGANIENLTLTGTAAINGTGNTLNNILVGNSGANVLSGGTGADAMSGGAGDDTYIVDNAGDTVTENANAGLDTVQSSLTYILGANLESLTLTGTGAINGTGNTLDNVLIGNSGANVLTGGAGNDTYVVGTGDSVVENASAGTDTVQSSIMWTLGANLENLTLTGSAVINGTGNAMDNTLAGNTAGNVLTGLGGNDTYLYSRGGGQDTVIDNAGTADSVLFGATINPLDLVLSRQANDLRLAIHGSTDQVTIQSWYGGATNQTEMIQAGNGQTLLNTQVDQLIQAMATFTQQTGLTWDQAIDQRPQEVQTVLAANWH